From Streptomyces sp. NBC_01551:
CCTCAGGGCCGTCTGCCGGGGCGTGTCGTCGACATGTTGGGTGTCGTGCTGGGGCGGTACGGCGAGCACCAGGCGCAGCGGGAGCCTGCGCCGTTGCGCCTCGTCGGCGGCCCAGGCCAGGGCGAGGTGCCAGTCCCTGTCCGGGTCGATGCCCACGACGATGTCACGGCTTGCTGACGGGTGACTGGTCATGACTGACTCCCGAAGTCGCTACCGGTCCGGGGGATGAGGAGGACGGGGCAGTGGGCGTGGTGCAGCAGGCTGTGCGTGGCCTTGCCCAGGTTGGGGGCGAGTCCGAGGGGCCCTGGGACCCGGCGGCCGCCCATGACGAGCAGGTCGGCGTGACGGGACGCCTCGACGAGGACACCGGCCACGGAGATGCTCTTCTCCGCATCGGCCTGTACCTCAAGGTCGGGGAACTCTCCGCGGATCACGTCCGTGACGGCCCGCAGGGTCTCTGCGTGTCCGCCGGCGATCTCGTCGACGCCGTCGAGCATGGTGACCACCTCACCGACGGACTGGAGCACGTTCCACACGTGCAGCAGCCGCAGGGAGGCCTTGTGCAGCTCGGCTTCCTTGGCGGCGTACCTGGCGATCAGGAGGTCGTGTTCGTCGCGTACCGCGGCGAGGACCGTGCCGCTCTCCTCGGCCCCGTCGATGCCGCGGACGACGATGACGGGCGTCATGGCGATGGCCGCGATGCCCAGTCCGACCGA
This genomic window contains:
- a CDS encoding universal stress protein; the encoded protein is MESTFRTPDTSSVTVGVDGSESARVAALWTAKEAVRRDRPLHIVYGADTDGRALYLSAEIIERVRVNGRALLDDTAEAVSAEYPGLSVTTEFSRASAVDTLHRAGGLHGTVVVGNRGLGGFNSLMLGSVGLGIAAIAMTPVIVVRGIDGAEESGTVLAAVRDEHDLLIARYAAKEAELHKASLRLLHVWNVLQSVGEVVTMLDGVDEIAGGHAETLRAVTDVIRGEFPDLEVQADAEKSISVAGVLVEASRHADLLVMGGRRVPGPLGLAPNLGKATHSLLHHAHCPVLLIPRTGSDFGSQS